Proteins from one Cryptomeria japonica chromosome 4, Sugi_1.0, whole genome shotgun sequence genomic window:
- the LOC131069774 gene encoding (R,S)-reticuline 7-O-methyltransferase-like, which produces MHEAFECIYLNPREYMKVGNMNGPAADKSYHNTEICDETSTSMFESEEEEIAKAHPTINGINYDLPHVIATATHFPGVKHVGGDMFREVPSADAVFIKWVLHDWGDEDCVKILKQCRKAIPESGKVIIVDAILNAREKTALDPSLGFVFDLLMIVFCSGGKERSEEEGKNLLMEVGFPRFNFIAIPALQ; this is translated from the exons ATGCACGAGGCTTTTGAGTGTATATATCTCAATCCTCGAGAGTATATGAAAGTTGGAAATATGAATGGTCCAGCAGCTGATAAGTCCTACCACAATACAGAAATTTGTGACGAGACGAGCACGAGCATGTTCGAGAGCGAGGAAGAAGAGATCGCGAAAGCCCATCCAACTATAAACGGCATAAACTACGATCTCCCCCACGTCATAGCTACGGCTACCCATTTCCCGG GGGTAAAGCATGTCGGAGGAGACATGTTCAGAGAGGTGCCATCCGCAGACGCTGTATTCATCAAG TGGGTATTGCATGATTGGGGCGACGAGGACTGCGTGAAGATTCTGAAACAATGCAGAAAGGCTATTCCAGAATCAGGGAAGGTGATCATTGTGGATGCGATTCTGAATGCCCGAGAGAAGACAGCGCTAGACCCTAGTTTGGGTTTTGTGTTTGATCTGCTAATGATTGTGTTCTGCTCTGGTGGGAAAGAGAGAAGTGAGGAGGAGGGGAAGAATCTGTTAATGGAAGTAGGATTTCCTCGTTTCAATTTTATTGCCATACCAGCATTGCAG